tatatatatatatatatatatatatatatatatatatatatatatatatatatatatatatattaaaaaaaacacacaggagTTTTAAGGGCTTGATCCTTCAAGGAGCTGTAGGCCACTCAGCTGTGTTTTAAGCCATTAATGTCTGACAGGTGCTCATTTTAATTTGACTCTCTGAACTGTAAACGGCatcataaagtttatttttttcttgggaAAACAATTTAAGATTactgataaagaaataaaactgcaaaTTTCATTAGTatacttatttcattttatgtaacATTGTATTGTAATGTTTCTTTCCTTGCTGCATGTTCCTTTCAATGAAAAAAGTATTTTCCAATTAAATCCCTTTTTTAGGCATTTCTGCCTTTGTGAAGCCATCTCTTCTCATTGCATAGAATTGTTGAAAATCAGTTACAATACAAGCAATTGTGTTAAACTTAATCTGCCTTAAgaataaagttttttcttttcaaatcctTTGAAAATGCCATGGGACTGGCATATTTAAAGTTTCCTGTCTTACATAATTTATGTCCATTTTTAAAAGGAAGCTGGGCTATGACTTGGCCAAACAATGATCTAATCAAGAGTCAAATAAGGCTTCAAGAGAGCTTATatttccaatgttttttttttctttgcagatacTTTTCAAAACACATTATCTATCCCAACACTACCTGTTGTGTGAGCCATTCAAGAAATATTGATaggtacaaaaatataaaaaacaccaccataaaaacaaaatggctggGGAGCTGGATCTCTCACCTCCTGAAGTACCAGAGCTTACTTTCTTGGAAAATGTTTTGCGTTATGGACTTTTTCTAGGTGCCATCTTCCAGATTATCTGCATCATAGCTGTGATTGTCCCTTCTTCCAGACTGTCAGAGTCCGTAAGTATATGGCCacgttattaaaatatataatttatttcttataaaataaacaatattacagtgcaaaataatttttatatatgtttggatattaaaagcagtgataattattatatttaataatttatatttatatatttttgtgcatgttttgttaatgtgtttttaaaaagaagcaaagaTAAAAGCAGCACTTCATTAAATTTTGTCAGTGAACACCTTTGTGTGTGGATGTTCTACACTTTAAATTATGCTGAAACCTCACCACATCAGGCattaattaaattcatattttttttatcaagtacACTTTTGTTTACAATAACCCAGAGTTCTGCCCATGAATAGAacaattcagtttagtttatcAAGTGCACTTCCCTTCGTGAGCCCaattattaaaaacagaacacaaaataggATATGCTACtaaataatattagaaaatatgttAATATTTGCATATATTAAGCTACAGGCAACTGACTAGGGAATCTGAGAAATCCAAAATGTCCATAAACAATTATTTTAGCTAGGCAGATACTGAGTTGTAAGACGTTGAACTTATTCCAagtcacagttttattttttcggTGTAATCTACAGCTTTGAGGCCCACGGTGTATTCAGTCTTAGGAAATATTTAAAGGTCCTTCATCTTCTTAATAGCTTCCAGAGCCTCCTCTTTCAAGAACCTAATACTTAATCATTCAGTTTAATTACACTAGCATAATTATTCCTTGCAGTACTAATGCTACcagttcattcatccattttccaacccgctgaatccgaacacagggtcacgggggtctgctggagccaatcccagccaacacagggcacaaggcaggaaccaatcccgggcagggtgccaacccaccgcaggacacacacaaacacacccacacaccaagcacacactagggccaatgtagaatcgccaatccacctaacctgcatgtctttggactgtgggagaaaaccagagcgcccggaggaaacccacgcagacacagggagaacatgcaaactccacgcagggaggacccgggaagcgaacccaggtccccaggtctcccaactgcgaggcagcagcgctacccactgcgccaccgtgccgcccccaaaatAATGTATTAGCAATAAACAACATTCTTggataatatctctctattataaagggAAATCcagagacgagactttttcaaagagacaatttcaagtcccgcgaaaCGAGACTTTGGCCAAGAGAATTTTTCAAGTCACTCCCTCCTCTCAATCATATTCAACCAcacccatggtcctctcacctcttattcttgtgaatgcttttgacagacacagttcttgctctctcagctctcctcactaagttcccaataaaagaagacgtatgtccaaatcttattgaagaatttcatcctaaagggttatcaacagaaaaaatgagtacatgggcaatcctagcaccgagaaacggtGAAGTCAAACAAATGAACGCAAAAATtgacgatcggttacacagcaaattggttaaatgcatatcgatagactacgctgaaacagttggtggtgatcgtgcggaagattaaaacatcaacttacaatatcccaaaggatatctacaaccgttaacaccgtctggtcttccaatggccgaattactgttgaaagaacgatacatccaagaaaggtaatgtagtacatctcccgcggataacattagataccaaaggagatcttgatatgccgttcatattaaaacgttaacagtttcctgttagaatagcttttgcaaatataattaacaaatcacagagacaaacattcgaaaaagtctgtttatttgagagaaagaaatgaaattctcttatgggcagttatacgttgcattgtaaCAATGgtactccaaacacagaatcaaaattcaatgcgatattgacgaaatttaattaaaaaaagtttttttcttaagttttacagtaaaagttttaaaaagtttaaaaagtattcgcCTTataaatttcaaatccaaacagaataaaatcgtataatgcaacaaataactCTTAACACAACacgaaacataattttctttcaatttattacgttttactattttttttactatggttaattactcgctgtaatgtagtactagggtgttgtaccgtgttagccattatgaatgtagagaaaagccaagcaaaatgacaccttttattggctaactaaaacgattacaatatgcaagctttcgaggcaactcaggccccttcttcaggaaagatgtagaaggggcccgagttgcctcgaaagcttgcgtattataatctttttagttagccaataaaaggtgtcattttgcttgacttttcgctataatgtaaaatagttaggtctgttatgcatatgtaacaattcccatgaagatAACAATTTGTTCAAATTGttcatccgcatccccatacgcgagtggtaGAACCGCAAAGAGGTTAGCATGTAACACCGGCCTGGGGATTGGTGagtaaagcgagcaggggggcccCCTAGTGATTTGTAAATGTTCTTGTTTTGTCCTACactaataaaatatgttgtgTAATAGATCCATATATGTTACATTCAAACTTCCTCGTTCCTAGCCATGTACAACCCACAGAacaatatttttctctttgctttaatatttgcattaaattctaaacattaaatgtttagtgaaaactaacaaacaccAAATCCGCTTAATCCAGTTAAGAGTCCTGGACATCAGAGTCTGTCTCAGCAACATCATATGCCACTCAAAATCTAACCTCAAATGGGGATCTAAAAGGAAACAGTAAGCAAATGAAGTAATTAtagtatatagtgtgtgtgtgtatataatatatacacacacatgtatatatgtatacaaccatctctgcagcaatccaccaatcaggcctgtatggtagagtggccagacagaagccactccttagtgaaaggcacatggcagcctttctggagtttgccaaaaggcacctgaaggactctcaaaccatgagaaagaaaattctctggtctgatgagacaaagatcaaactctttggtgtgaatgccaggcgtcacgtttggaggaaaccaggcaccactcatcaccaggccaataccatccctacagtgaagcatggtggtggcagcatcatggtgtggggatgtttttcagcggcagggactgggagactagtcaggaaaaagggaaagatgactgcagcaatgtacagagacatcctggatgaaaacctgctccagaacgctcttgacctcagactggggcgacggttcatctttcagcaggacatgtaataaatgtatatgtaatacacatatatatacagtgcatccggaaagtattcacagcgcatcactttttccacattttgttatgttacagctttattccaaaatggattaaattaatttttttcctcagaattctacacacaacaccccataatgacaacgtgaaaaaagtttacttgaggtttttgcaaatttattaataaaaaaaaaactgagaaattacttgcttcgcttgccaacccccatttttatttttctggatacacacttttaagattttttttttctttgaattgttgctatttcattagtttcacttttatttcagaacttctgtaaaaacaatatttggaatctttcgagtcccaatatgctgaatctttttaatgaggtcagtgagacatgtgtttaatgactttgtaccatatttcaggataggtttctctgtttggaatttcagcacagacaaaacgatctacatcatcagcagttaataattttttttgcaaagtaaccaataaatgcaagtgaggtaaactccatttttgaaattcttttgacttaaacttcaaagccttacaatatttacatacttctgacatatcacctatgtccatatatttgatctctattcgcctttcgttatttctccgagtaataatttctctttctttgcgctaatgcgatgtttactttctttgttttgacactgtcattttttctgctttcatattctttaagtttctccacatgtgtatcgcggcaaagtttttttttttttttttgttttttttgagcctttcgaattccattgctttcataatctctaacctgttctgcatgtgtatagcaccaacgtccggattggacgtgcttttttttttcaattccacttgttccgggctgatgaTTTTTTTCCCTATTTTCTGAATTAGctcctagattattctttttcgtttttgtctctccaacgcttttgagtctcttttctccgtgctgctttcttcttggCTTAGTcgtctataacgtattgtccttatacgctttatatgtgctgagagccctggatctgtgtgtgctcaaagccaaaacacgactgagtgtgttgctgcccgtgctgttatttggttgtaagcagggcgtgtcttgcaagaatctgatgttctatgtcatcgcgagacggtcctgggtcaatctcttggcacaaagtctcatgtttaaggtccccgcgagacgctccgtggccagtctctttagtctcgcgggtcttttaagtgtcttccgtgatcttaacgtgaagatcatgtcttgACGCCCTACTGtatctctgcaggattttttttataatagagtatCAGTTGCTGGAATTTCCCTGTACCTTAATTTTCAAGTCATCTGACTGTGACCTATTCGGACGTTTGCTGGACAAAATCCACTACTTAGTGCAGTTTGTAAAGGTCCCTATAGCTCTCTCTTACAAATGTACTTTATCAGAAATAAAATCTGGTGTTGGTATCCACCAAattcttttattatgtttttcaacCTAACCTGGCAGGATGCATTCAACAGTTcgatatgcatttaaaattttattaagggGGAGAACTGTgaaaatgcatataaaatatatattcttaaaTCCAATTAACCTAGTTCTGGATGTTTAGAAGGCCAATATCTATTTCAACAGAAAGGCAAGAAACAGTCCTTATCTAaatgccagtttagaatcaccttTAGGTTAACACAAACATCCTTGGGGATGTGAGACTAAAGTCCATGGTGACAACTGAGAATGagatttgtgaggcagcagtgctagtcactgcaccaccatgcctcacttATGTGTACGGTGTGTGTGTGGGCCTGAGTAAAATTTGTCCTTGCGAAAACTCATATTTTCTTCCAAAGCCTTAAGACAGggatgggcaaagtcattcctggagggccgcagtgttccaacccagttgcttaattagaaaacaatcctttccaataattaaatttcatggcttgttagttctttaactctgctatgtcaagtcattctcgtatcctagattttttttccattctaaggatatcatccaaatacttcgaagtgtaaaatggatgggtaattttcaatccttcacttttttctcttctctttccttccaagtatttaattaaaccaaatagtgcacgataaatacacacaggtgtaaagggtgaCAAGCAAAATGgacaactgctggtttcttttgtcatttgcatcttattgttaataaggagcaattaaaaaccgagaatgcagctgcttaagacttaaataagcaataagggttcaaaatcttaatgagggagataactaaaatgaagcagaagtgtttctagagcaataagtgcttcttattaagcaattgggttggaacaaaaacctgcagccactgcagccctccaggaatgactttgcccacccctgccttaagACGTGCTAACATATTGATTGGCATGTCTAACCTGGCCCAGTGTGAATGAATATGAGCGTGTGCTGTGATGAGTTGGCATCCTATCCTGGGTTGATTGAAACTTTGTACACATTGGTCCCATTAAGCCATTAGCCTTCTCTTAACACTGTGGTGGATAAAGCACattgagaaaataaatgaatggttgGTGTTTATCTAACAAAGATTTTTGCAGATTGACATTTAACATAAAGGACTATTTCTCAATGGCATTTGAATCCGTCTTCATTTCTTAGACATCATTAACACCACAGAAGGGATGCTATAGGAAAAAATGTTTAACAGTGTTTTTCCCCTAACAGCTTTCCAAAAATGCCATCTGTTTTTTCCCTCCTCTCTCTCATTTTTTCTGGCCTTCATGAGACTCCTGGTAATATTCATTTTTGTACATCTAGAGCAACATCACTTTCAGTATACTGATATGgcaaacagaacttttttttttttttatataataacattCATTTGTTACATAATTGATTCTGTTGCACGTGTGATGTTTTGAGTAAATAATGTTTAAGTTGACCTGAATGCCTCTTCTCACTAGTAATTGGAACCTGTGTCTGCCTGATAACACCTCAGAAAGACAGTGCTAATGTTGAGGTCAGTGATAGGCTATAACCAGTTTCGCCATAAAGATCATAAACTTGTACATCAAGCATTATTTGTCCGCATGCTATTTTTAAACACATGCTTCAGTTgtttagatttgttttgtttatgactGTACTCTTTCTACAAACTGAAGTAATGAGTGTATCGGTCTGCTAATTTAGTGCAAATGCTATTTGAGTAAGTCCATAAATATATGCTTCTCTTGTCTGATGTAATCATCATGTCTGTAATGCCATATTGAGAGTTGCTTATATTTGGAGACCATACAAAGAAACCTGGAAATCAGCCATATccttctattataaaagaaaatcttgagatgagactattttttcaaccattttcaaccacggtcctctcacctctcattcgtgcgaatgcttttgtcagacacaacaacatttatttatatagcgcattttcatacaaatgtagctcaaagtgctttacatgatgaagaaagagaaaaaaagacaaaataagatttaaaataagagaacactaattaacatagtataaaagtaaggtccaatggccagggaggacagacaaaacaaaaaagctccagacggctagagaaaaaataaaacctgcaggaGTTCCAgcccatgagaccgcccagccccctctaggcattctacctaacataaatgatatcaatcagtcctcattgtattcagggttctcatggaaggacttgatgatgacggtcacgtggacttctggtctttaatccatcaatgtagggacatcacggtgctttgattaggtggtggtggtgcagatagctaccacagaaaaccggaaaaagaacagaagagagagtaggggttagtacgtatTTGGAGCCGCCATGAATaacaatgataattaattgaatatacagagcatcaggattaaactaaaatgaagctgtaagaaagccatgttaaagtaatgtgttttcaacagtgttttaaagtgctccactgtattagcctggcgaattcctgtgctctcagctcttataaatttttacgttttcctcactttcagttcccaataaaagaagacttattttgtccaaatcttattgaagaatttcttcccgaggggttatcaacagaagaaatgagtacacgggcaatcctagcaccgagaaatgatgaagtcaaatgaattaacgcgaaaattgtcaattggctaaatgcgtatcaatagactatgctgaaacagttggtggtgatggtgtagaagatgaaaacatcaacttacaatatccctaAGAATgactacaaccattaacactgtccggtcttccaccggccgaattactgttgaaagaaggatgtatcgtaatgttattgcataatttatgtcttgagtgatgggctatgaaataggacaagattagttgtattcaaaattggccgaacaattctgacatgcaaaattttaacaggtgacaagaaaggtaatgtagtagatCTTCCGTAGATATCATTAGACACCAagggagatcttgatatgccattcgtattaaaacgtttacagtttcccattagctTTTTACAGTTtccaatagcttttgctatgaccataaacaaatcacagggacaaacattcgaaaaagtcggttaaTTTATTAGAGAGAACAAAACGATATtctctcacgggcagttatacgttgtgttgtaaCGATGCAAGTCCAAGAACGGAATcacgttttaatattttttaatatggttaattactccgTGCAATGTAAAATAGCTGGTTCTATTAtgcaaatgtaacatttcttatgaaaataacaatctgtttaaattgtacatctgtttccccatatgcgagcggcagagccacaaagccccctagttgttaaaattcacattataaACTCttgattgcccccccccccctccaccattgtatttgtatttgagtgtaaaatgaaaaattaattaccAAAGTATAATCTTCTTTAAAGTTGGCAATCTGCCAGCCTCCACCTAAGTCCTAAAGCTTATTCGGTACTCAATGACAAAGTGCATTAGTGTCCAGCCTAGGTTCACTGTTCTGTAGAGCATTAAAAATGTGCTCTATATTGTTTTAAACATCATAGTTACTGATATACTCACTATGTTGCATTATGCTTTTCACAAGGTAATGGTGTCACATTTTATAAGGATCTGTTTTTCGAAAGATATAAGCAAAgagcttctttatttttaaataaagtgataGTCTAATCTGAAAGTTGATAACAAAAATATCCTGTTAAGTTACAGAAATACATCACATGCATTTAATAACaaatttatcaaaataatttgAATCAGCACTCTACATATGAAAAAACAGAAGTGGTCAGTCGCACTACTGTATTGTATACCATTACAGCAGTTTTTATGAGAACCGGTCATTTAACATAATATGCTCACCAGTCTTTTTCAcccaatttcttcaaaataacattgaATCGAGATATGAATGTCCCCAAAGTTTTGTTAACATCAGCTTATTCTATGATTACAAGTAAACAAGCATGTATGTAACTATAAACCTTTGGGAAGACAACATGTACATTTTagagaaaatcaagaaaaaatgacTGCTGAATACTCTGAAGAGATAATCAATTTAATTAACAGTTTGGACAAAGATATGTTCAACATAGTCATTTAGTAGACAACAACAAAGCAGAATGAACAATGCAAATTAACAAAATGGTAGCACGCACCCACGATGAGGGGCCCTCTTCACCCTATCTTAACTTGCACGCTTTAATACTTTTACCTTTAGAATTCAGTGTCCTAGTTCTTGCTTGAGCTGTTGAtaaaactaacattttaaaaaaggaatgaTTGTCTCAAAatgtaatcatcttgcctgaagaaggagtctgagttgccttgaaagcttacatgttgtaatctttttagttagccaataaaaggtgtcattttgcttgacttttctctagtGCAAGTGTAGAAAAGCATAAGTGAACTGATGCCTCACTGAACTCCTACTCATGTGAAATTACACTAAAAAATTGAAGAGACACTCCAGCTCACATACTTTGCTGCAAAAGTCgcattcaaaaataaacacagagtATGATATAAACAGCCTTTGAAGCTTAGACATTTTTGACATTAGTGATCACACTGCTAGGCGGGTGGCAAATCCTGTAAAGCTAAAAAGAAAACCCTTTCTTAGAACATTGGCATTTGTCTTCCCCGTTTTCTTTTGTTGCTATACTTTCACTATATTGTGTACTTGTTTTATTAAGACACAGTCATACAGCCATATGCACAAGAAGGTACACCCTCTTCTAATTTTGTAGTCTTGATATATTAAACTTCAGGCGCAAAATACAGGGGCTGTTCTTGGGTCTTAGGGCCCTGTGTTCATCCTCTGGGCTCCCTGATACCCTACAAGTGAAAATTAGGGGGCTCCCTGAAGACAAGTtgtaaaaacatgttatgttataAGTCATTCTGCCCATTTACTGGCTTTGTAAGATCACTCTTTACTGGCAGGGCAGATTGGCAGCTTTATGTAAGATTTTCACAAATATGGTGGGTCTACATGCTTTTGCAGCAGCAGTCTCCCTCACAGACAAAGGTTATgatttaagaaaaaatgtctttcaTGTTTATGTGGCATCGTCCCTGTGATGATGGAAGAAAACTAGGAATATTCATTTTATCACAGAATCGTGGTCCTGTTTTCTCAAGATAAGGACATGTTACTTGCTTGTGTGTGTTTACAACGGCTGTAGAGTCAAGACAACGCAATAATGAAACACctcattttacaatgtgtgtaatTATTTTGCATAGGCCACGACGTGAGATGCATAGTGAGTGGCAGTGTAGTGGAAAGAGCACATaggagtttcattgtactttgtacatttAATAATACATCTGACCTGATtacactgtattgtattttttattaaaagtcttagttttatttttaatgcggCAAGCCACTTTTCACTTGTCATGTTTTTCACATGCACAATAAAAAAGGCAGTATATGTAAGagcagtttgtttttattatacagctatactgtatgtgtatgtatgtatgtatgtatatgtatgtgtgtgtgtgtatatatatatatatatatatatatatatatatatatatatatatatatatatatatatatatatatatatatatataatgtatatgtatgtatgtatgtgtatatatatatatatatatgtatatacagtaatccctcctccatcgcgggggttgtgttccagagctacccgcgaaataagaaaatccgcgaagtagaaaccatatgtttatatggttatttttatattgtcatgcttgtgtcacagatttgcacagaaacacaggaggttgtagagagacaggaacgttattcaaacactgcaaacaaacatttgtcgctttttcaaaagtttaaactgtgctccatgacaagacagagatgacagttcagtctcacaattaaaagaatgcaaacatatcttcctcttcaaaggagtgaagcaaacaaatcaatagggctgtttggcttttaagtatgagaagcaccgcggcacaaagctgttgaaggcggcagctcacaccccctccgtcaggagcagacaaagagagagagagagagatagagacagagaaaaatcaatacgtgccctttgagcttttaagtatgtgaagcactgtgcagcatgtcgcttcacgaagcagctgcacacagaaggtagcaacgtgaagataat
This genomic interval from Erpetoichthys calabaricus chromosome 10, fErpCal1.3, whole genome shotgun sequence contains the following:
- the manbal gene encoding protein MANBAL — encoded protein: MAGELDLSPPEVPELTFLENVLRYGLFLGAIFQIICIIAVIVPSSRLSESDAEHSEQRGVDQLRKPKGTIPQIKQKPKKESKKKK